aatttcttcTGTACTTTTGTTGgtgtaaatatatataatgtatgGTGATTAGTGTGAATTTGACTATTTCATTTTGAACACATATTCCCCATAACACTTTATAGTCCCAGTGTTTGAATACCTattaccagttttttttttcattatgttACCGGTATGCTAAATGCGTACAGTTCGCCGTCTGTGTCTGTCTCGGCTCTCACTGCAGGCTCGGATCAATTTTGATGAGTCGTAGATCAAAAATATTGTCTGTTCTGCAAAGTCTTGATAGGGTTATATGGCAAATTCTTGTGCTCTAAAAAGTGTCGAACGGCGTGACGTCATGCGGAAATTTAACCCgctatatcttcatatttttaacccccgacgcaaaaagaggggtgttataagtttgaccgctatgtgtgtctgtctgtggcaccgtagctcttaaacgggtggaccgataagattgcagttttttttttatttgaaatcaggtcgctagcgatggttcttagacatgttttatcaaaatcgattcagccgtttttgagatattgaactttgaagtgacaaagtcgggggttttccaacttttagttggttaggttatcttgtttgattgacaaaagaataaATATGAGTCAATATTTTCGAATAACTAGACTTTTACTAGAATATTTTAGGCCACTAGGTTAATTATTCACAGATCAATGCCATCTCTTCCAATGCTAGAGACGAGGGAAGCTGTGGAGAATGTTGGAGGAGCCCTTGATGACGTATGGAGGATAACGGTGAAACCTTACCCTCAAGATAGGATGATTCATATTATTGATGTCATTGGTAGGTTTTTATGGAAATATTAGAATTACCTAATACtgacataattttgtttaaaagaaCCGATGTTTGTAGCTAGTTACTTAAAGTTCTAATGTATCTTTTCAGGTCATACAATTTGTACAACGATTGAGAAAAAATTCAGTAATGTGCAATTATGGACAGTATCAGTTGAACCCAAAGACAATGAAATTTTGATACTTTTGTCTGAAAGTCTCCAAGTGATGGAGACTTGGACTAGCGCTTGCAAGTCCTTGACTGAAACTTACTGGCCTAACTATGCGCTTCATCCCTGGAGTGGCAAGCCTTATGTTCCAATAATCTGTTTAAATTTTCAAGATAGGTTGAAGCAGGTAAAAATATTcagttatataattattttagtataTTTTCGGAACACAACATTCTTAATAAAATTTTTAGAACATTTCATGATCAGTAAAGTAAAGAATAATATTCTGTTTTAACCTGTTGTGTATTTTGTAAGAAATTTAGTTTCTTTCATATCATGGGGGATAGTGCAAATttgcttatattataatatatatatcatacGGAAATACTACGTGTTATTTTACAGGGATGATTTTAACTTGGACTATGAATCATAgttgttttagtaaaaattggAAATTGGATCAACTTATCCGATGGGTACGCGGAATTGTTCCAATGCTAGTTGCGCGGATGTACACTATGTCTAACGATATCTAACTTTTATATAATCTTTCTTACATGCATTAAATAACCTGTAAAATGTGTTCTGTTTTCAGATACATGAAATAAGGTCGACTTACAGCCAATTAGTCAAATTGCTTACAATTAGCGAGCGCAAAGAACTAAAAACTGATAAAATGTTTGAACCCTTTCAGAGTAAGTATCTGTAGTATATACttactcctctcatccactcaaaggttgactggtagagatcccttaaatggataagttcgcctttgtacatatatttcattgtttgtcatctgtgtttgtttacttattttgtacaataaagagtttacatacatacattttgttaTATCTTTTCTTTATTGTGGACGCACACACTATTTTTGGTATTTTGActtcggaaccctaacaatCAAAGCAAAGTGACGTCATATGTTAAGATATAGTTTTTAATGCTCTCAGATATAAATGTCTGGATTTGTAACGGACCGTCGCAGGCGTGGGATGCTGCAATCGCGAGATTTTCAATGAACTTACGCCCTGCTGAAACGAATATTTCAGAAAAACTAAGGCCAAGATTACATAATATATCTACTAAACAGGTATACAATATACATATTCATACTAATTTATTTCGTCAGCATAGGTATAATTAAgtgacaaacaaaaacaagagaGCAAACTATGATGTGCCTATCGGCTTACGAAATCA
Above is a window of Choristoneura fumiferana chromosome 2, NRCan_CFum_1, whole genome shotgun sequence DNA encoding:
- the LOC141442613 gene encoding cytoplasmic dynein 2 heavy chain 1-like, which produces MAHIRQLITHTIENKYNKRDLQLDQKSEEELFNFVHNPQVLLLQGSIVNGDFITLQTKVEDDKNKSVIFYKTAAKDLIEEDAVNNLNIITLTSSAAESLYLILKQIYSPLLSITNDVYSSKLQKNITDLQAVLRILAYGKKDQEISVIQSVEDEVDYWKTLAQNKDANKKERESASSFCELFEDISEEIQSMPSLPMLETREAVENVGGALDDVWRITVKPYPQDRMIHIIDVIGHTICTTIEKKFSNVQLWTVSVEPKDNEILILLSESLQVMETWTSACKSLTETYWPNYALHPWSGKPYVPIICLNFQDRLKQIHEIRSTYSQLVKLLTISERKELKTDKMFEPFQNINVWICNGPSQAWDAAIARFSMNLRPAETNISEKLRPRLHNISTKQINLIKGK